The sequence tatgtgttaatattattatctttaaaatgcTTATTTCTTTGTAATTAACTTCCCACTTCACATACTTTTTTTTAGGGCAAATTCACACACACCATTACACGAattaatcacaaaatatatatacaaattgacCTAATCAGCAAACATTACAAACCTAATCATCACTTTCACCCTCATCAATTGTCGTTAAAAAACCAGCGTCATTTGACTGATCACAACCATCCTCAATTCCGGTTAGCTAGCGTTGAATTGTATGTGCTAATCAACTCTTATGAGTTATGATTCATTTCTGTGAAACGGACTTTGCGATTCTTCTACATATTATCTGTCTGAGTCAAATCTGGTTGCTAGATAGGAATCTATCCACAATCCATCATGTTTCAATTTCCCTGGCTAAATATTTCGTTAAATAAATTTTTTCAACAAGTTTCATTGTACATCCATCCTCTATTCAGAATGAAAAAAATGTAAAAAGTTATCAAAAGTACCCTTTTCGATCTTATTCTCCGTCGTAAAAAGCAAAAGGCAAAAGGCAAACGGAAAACGACACAATTAGAAGTCTAAACAATATTTTGCTATGGTCATTTTGGTTCAGCTCATGTTTTAGGATCACTGTAGCTATTGaaggtttttttttagttttttttttttggcgaaaaaaatTGAATTAAAAGGAGAACACTTCATCAAAGTGATAAAGGttcaaatgaaagaattacaatgaCGGAGTTGAGACTCGGCCATGAGATGAAAATTACAAGAGAGCACTAAATCTTAATAGCATAGTAATAAAGGATTAAGATTccaaacgtacgaatgaaacccgtGACAATACTTGAGATTAATAGCCCAAAGAAAAGCCTTTAAATTGATGTTCTAATTCTATTGAAGTTGTTTTGATCggaattatcattaattattaatatcagttATAATTCCTAGCATCTTCTATTAATGTAATTGCAACGAAAAATAAAGTCAGCATTATCTAAGACAGAAGTGGCAATTACAAGAAGTTATGGTCCCATGAAAGTACAAACACAAGTGGATGCTATTAAAAACCTGGAATCTGAATACCATTCAAATCAAACCAAGCCACCCCACAATCAATGTTTACATGTGCAGGGCAAGTGCACTGCAGTGAGCAATCAAACTCCCTCAAATGAGTGCACGACAGATTTGACCACATGGGTTCTTTTTTAAATCACCAAaatccaaaaaaatatatatacaatgagTGCATTTTTAAAGACTAATAAGTAAGAAAAGGGTGTATTAGGCGTTGAAAGTATGAAGTCAATGGCTCCTTCAACTGAATACTATATTGTCGAGTAAGCCTTATGACTTGATGAAACCACGGCCTGATGGCCATTGATCTATCAATATTAGGGAGAGAAAAAAATGAGCTTTGCTCTCGACATGGCTCCATACCCTCAAATTAGGTAAAGAGAACTTTAATAAAAGCCTCAGCAGCTTTGAAGTCTCCAATACCACAGGAGTGAGTGTAGgccctcatccaacaacaatatagGTTTGTGTGGAGCGAAGATAACAATGTTATCCTCGGCCcatctttttttattttattttgaaagACAAACTCACAAATTCTCTACACGAATATTACAATAATCCACGAAATATGTCCACGACGAGACTTGAACCCTCAACATCTTGATTGAAAGGGTCACCACGAAATATATACTCGGCCCATCTAATAATGTCTTTTTAGTTATACCTAGTTTGGAGATGATGGAGGGTATCATTCCTAAGGTACAAGAGTAATGCCCAAATAAAAAGTCATATACCCTTTGTAAGACAGGTAGCGATATATTCAAATTGATAAATTTACCGAAAAGATATTAATTGGTACTCCGCAATACATTATTTTTTAATGGTGGAATTTCATCAACACTTATAAAAGGAAGCAAATGGGAAAGTTTTACGTATACATTTGCGGTCTCCAAGACCCCACCAAGTTAAAGACAGATAAAAGCCTGCAGAAGAAGGCCACTACGAAAGGCACATTCCATAGAATAACTTTTTCCTCATGAAAGACATAAAAGAAGATTTAAGATTATTTGAATGAATTATCAAAGTTTGTCAGGTAACAATTTGGCATATTCAGTGCCATATGATTTAGTGTAATTTCAAAGTCAATTTCAACTAATAACAtacttattaaattattaatatatagaaTAGACAACCCGATTTTGCAATCGAAAGCCAAATTTAAGATCGATGTGTTGTAATTATTTTGGTTAGATTATGGTTTTTCAGGTTTTTAACCGAAATCAAAGAAAATTCGATTTGGGTTTTCGGTTCAATCTATTTCGGTTtttgaatttgaattcggtttcgaTTTTCACTTTTGCCTTTAAAAATTTCAAAAACGAATAAACCGAGAACCAAACCTCTGAACACTCCTTTTTCCAACCAAACAAAAGAAGAATGAAAACCAGAACCAAGCACACTCTACGACTTACCGAAAACGAACCCTACCGATAGGTCATAGGAGTTACACTTCAACTCCTTACACTATTTGTAGTGGTGACGTGACAAAACGATGAGATTTCTTGGGGTAACGGTGGCTTGGCAAAGGTGGTGGGATCAAGGGAAGTAGTGAGGAAGGAGTTTAGGGGAGAGTGTCGGGTCAAGGGGTGATGTGTCAAAATACGATTGGAAGTTGATTGAAAAAGTAGTGAAAAAGGTTGATATAAACATTAAATTAATGATAACGCCCGTGCACCGTAAAGGTGAAGGCACCGAGCACCTTCCCCAGCACGTCCCATTACAAGCGTGCTCGGGGCATGCTCCCTCTACCATGCTATACAACAAGCAGTCTTGTGCTTATATGCAGCATTATGAGTTCACGATGTAAATAAAGATCGGATACAGATGAAACCAATAACAATTAACAATGTTGATACGAAAGATATACAAAGGGGAGATGAGTAGATTGGATTGAAGATGGCAACAAGATGAAGTTGACCTCTCGGTTTTTTAAGAGAGACTTTCTTTAACCAAAACCAGCAGGTTTCTCATTTGAATGTAGTTTTTATTATTTTGAACAAAATATTATATTGATCCTAGCATACACTTTTTATTCAGATCAAAaaagtcaaacataacatcatacaAACAAGTTTTCAATCAGATTGGTAAATTACCCGTAACACACTAGGGCGAAGATAAAAATGATTCCAATAATTAGGAGTGGTGATGCTGCATTAAAACCAGTATCATGCTGGTGAGTTCTTTGTTGATGGAGTCCATGAGCATGATGATGTCCACCAAAGTTAAATCCAGGCACTGCATTTGGAGGATGAGCCGCGTTTCCATACATAGGATGACCCGTAAACGCATTCATTTGCACATTAAAGAATGACGGAATCAAACCACCAAACGAAAAAGTGAAGTTCCCAAAACTTGCAGTCATTGCAGGCCCAAAACCACCCATGGGTCCAAACCCAAACCCAGGTTGACCAAACGCATTTCTATCTGGTGGAGGAGCAGTTTCTGGTCTCTGACCAGCGGGTCGATGTGGAATCTCGACACCAGGAACAGATTTTGACCGTGGATCAGTTGAGTTCTTTCCTCTTCCATATAAAGGCACTAATTTTTCCTCTTCGATTAAAGCCTTACAAACAGGGCATTCTTGTGATTGAGAATGAATGTGAAGCCATTTGTAAAGACAAGGCCAGCAAAAAAGATGACCACACAATGTAACAATCGGATCCTGCGCTAAATCAAAGCATATATTGCACTCAAAATTTCCAGCATCACCGTTGTTGGAATTGTTATCGTTTGCAGTAAACGGGCCATGGGTTGACGGGCTTGGCACTTCCCCAAACCCAGCTGACATCTCTCTCAGCACAAATTATCAAACACCCTATAAGTACCCAAAATATAAAAGCcataaataataattactccgtattagaaTCAACACACACACTGACACACACATAGAACAAGGTAAAAAGTACATTTACTTACAGATTGAGGATCGTACTGAAGTGCTCGTTAGCATCGAAAAAGCTACAGAAAACTTCTATATTCTCTAAGTTATCAATGTTATATTTCGTGCTTCGTCTTGTTATAAATTTTTAAGGCTTCAGCGAATCTCTAAACCTACCTTGCTttctatttaatattattaatcctATCCTAACCCTAAATTTaataactgttttttttttttttttttttttttttttttgttttttttgtttgaaGCGAAATTTAATAACTGTAACCCATCCAAATACACAAATTCATGTATTGATTGCTAACACACTATAATTAAAGTCGTACTCCAGTAGATCATGTATAAAGAAGTAGCCCTAATTCAATCACCTAACATGAAATCTCAAATCTAGAAAACCCTAAATAAACAAAAGAACAAGTTAATCAAGCTTTCTAGGGTTTCATGAACACAGAAGTCAACTGAATATAATAACCATAAaatcaataataaaaatgaaattacaacacaATTTCGATCATCATTTAATTCAATAATACGTAAATATAATAAAGTTAATTAGGATCCAAAGAGATAAAGTTACCGAACGGATCTTCGAAATTGATACAGCAATCGGCGACCGGCGATGTACGGAAAAATAAAAAACGTGCTGATTGAGGCGTAGAATCAGAGGATGGCTGTAACTGGCTATGATTGTGAATGAATTTGTTCTGACTGGTAAATGGTAATCTTTTATTtattgaattattgaaattgaatgaTTTTGTTTGAAGAATTGTCTTGGAGCTTCCGGTTTGGTATATTTGCTTCCGGTTTGGAGCTTCAATGTGTTTATCACCAAAATGCACAAATATTTTTTACCCCTTGGACcacagcccaaaaaaaaaaaaattgacaaaatgccctcgcaagacgcaaggtaccttgcgaccttgcgtccttgcgtatttttctaaaaaaatcacggttaaatgacatgtttaaacccGTCACTCCACACTTTCATCCGACTTCGCAAACACGCAAATAAACAGTAACACAGGGAATTCGCAAAAACGCAAGCACAAACGCAAACCCTCTTCATCGCTTCCATTACTACTACCAGATTCTCCTCCTTCATCATCTCCACCACCACCTAACCCCTCTTGCCACCACCGTGACCTCTT comes from Rutidosis leptorrhynchoides isolate AG116_Rl617_1_P2 chromosome 4, CSIRO_AGI_Rlap_v1, whole genome shotgun sequence and encodes:
- the LOC139840180 gene encoding uncharacterized protein, which gives rise to MSAGFGEVPSPSTHGPFTANDNNSNNGDAGNFECNICFDLAQDPIVTLCGHLFCWPCLYKWLHIHSQSQECPVCKALIEEEKLVPLYGRGKNSTDPRSKSVPGVEIPHRPAGQRPETAPPPDRNAFGQPGFGFGPMGGFGPAMTASFGNFTFSFGGLIPSFFNVQMNAFTGHPMYGNAAHPPNAVPGFNFGGHHHAHGLHQQRTHQHDTGFNAASPLLIIGIIFIFALVCYG